A single region of the Brassica rapa cultivar Chiifu-401-42 chromosome A03, CAAS_Brap_v3.01, whole genome shotgun sequence genome encodes:
- the LOC103861588 gene encoding pre-rRNA 2'-O-ribose RNA methyltransferase, whose product MGKSKLKGSQRLDKYYKLAKERGFRSRASYKLLQLDEKFSFLHKSRAVLDLCAAPGGWMQVVVQKVPVGSLVLGIDLVPIKTIGGCVAIQQDITRPECRSKIRQVLDKHGVKAFDLVVHDGSPNIGGAWAQEAMTQNALVIDSVKLATEFLAPNGNFVTKVFRSRDYNSVLFCLGKLFEKVEVYKPAASRSASAETYLLGLKYKAPGKIDPRLLDFRHLFKEAAEPTRKVVDVLATSKQKRNRDGYEDGESILWRVSSASDFIWSENPLEILGTVTSISFDDEASRPLKEHELTSEEIKILCDDLPVLGKNDFKHILKWRMQIRKALTPEKKEVAKKEPDVEKEEENEDDKLLNELEELTNAVDRKKKQAKKLLAKRRAKDKTRKATNLQIDALEDGYVDHDLFSLAAIKGKKDLMAVDNDEDDNVNTNDIENENRVVVDSDDFEDSGLDSDEERQRYTEIMEEAFDEAYDRYMEKKEGSAKQRKRARQAHAEKLEEGDGDEEMKLDYDSDMNVEMDEANPLMVPLDDGETQTKEEISNQWFSQDIFAEAVEEGDLGKDDSDDDMPTKKNLSKAEKRKKAKASKLSDHASLASSKKEDDFEIVPAPVTDSDSDSSSDDDNVHTKAEILACAKKMLRKKQREEMLDDAYNKYMYGDEGFLPKWFLDDEKQHRQPMKPVTKEEINAMKAQFREINARPAKKVAEAKARKKRAAAKRLEKVRKKANVISDTTDISDRSKDKMIDKLYKKAAEPRKPKKELVVSKKGVGVKVGKGQKRVDRRMKSDARQRGGGKPGRKGKKSAPGNKSGQKKPRGKRPMGGG is encoded by the exons ATGGGTAAGAGTAAGCTGAAAGGGAGTCAACGTTTGGATAAGTACTACAAGCTCGCGAAGGAGCGCGGCTTCCGCTCCCGAGCCTCCTACAAGCTCCTCCAGCTCGACGAAAAGTTCTCCTTCCTCCACAAATCCCGAGCCGTCCTCGATCTCTGCGCCGCCCCCGGTGGTTGGATGCAAGTCGTTGTCCAGAAGGTCCCCGTCGGCAGCCTCGTCCTCGGGATCGATCTCGTCCCCATCAAGACCATCGGCGGCTGCGTCGCCATCCAGCAGGACATCACGAGGCCCGAGTGCAGGTCCAAGATCAGGCAGGTGCTTGACAAGCACGGCGTCAAGGCTTTCGATCTCGTTGTTCACGATGGGTCTCCCAACATCGGTGGTGCCTGGGCTCAGGAGGCCATGACTCAGAACGCTTTGGTTATTGATTCCGTTAAATTGGCCACTGAGTTTTTGGCTCCTAATGGCAATTTCGTCACAAAG GTTTTCAGGTCTAGAGATTACAACTCTGTACTGTTCTGTCTTGGGAAG CTGTTTGAGAAGGTTGAAGTGTATAAGCCGGCGGCTAGTCGTTCAGCGTCTGCTGAGACGTATCTTTTGGGGTTGAAGTACAAAGCTCCTGGAAAGATTGATCCTCGTCTTCTTGATTTCAGACATCTCTTTAAGGAGGCAGCTGAACCTACAAGAAAG gttgtggatgttcttgcAACATCGAAGCAGAAGAGAAACCGTGATGG GTATGAGGATGGAGAGTCCATTTTGTGGAGAGTTTCATCTGCTTCTGATTTCATCTGGTCTGAGAATCCTCTTGAGATTCTTGGCACGGTTACTTCTATATCCTTTGACGATGAAGCCTCTCGTCCTTTAAAGGAACACGAGTTGACTTCAGAGGAG ATTAAAATTCTTTGCGATGATCTTCCGGTTTTGGGGAAGAATGACTTTAAGCACATCTTAAA atgGCGAATGCAAATCAGGAAAGCTCTGACTCCTGAGAAAAAGGAAGTAGCTAAAAAGGAGCCTGATGTGGAGAAGGAAGAGGAAAATGAGGATGATAAATTACTCAATGAATTAGAAGAGCTGACAAACGCAGTAGATCGCAAGAAGAAACAAGCAAAGAAGCTTCTTGCAAAACGACGAGCTAAG GATAAGACACGGAAGGCGACTAATCTACAGATAGATGCACTTGAAGATGGTTACGTGGACCATGATTTGTTCTCTCTTGCGGCTATCAAG GGAAAGAAAGATCTTATGGCAGTTGACAATGATGAAGATGATAATGTCAACACCAATGACATTGAGAACGAAAACCGTGTTGTTGTCGACTCAGATGACTTCGAGGACAGTGGCCTAGATTCTGATGAAGAACGTCAGAG ATACACTGAAATAATGGAAGAGGCTTTTGATGAGGCATATGACCGGTACATGGAGAAGAAAGAAGGAAGCGCAAAGCAAAGGAAGCGTGCTAGACAGGCACACGCTGAAAAGCTGGAG GAGGGTGATGGAGATGAAGAAATGAAACTAGATTACGATTCAGATATGAATGTAGAGATGGATGAGGCGAACCCTCTTATGGTGCCACTTGATGATGGAGAGACCCAAACAAAAGAGGAAATATCCAACCAGTGGTTCAGTCAGGATATATTTGCAGAAGCGGTTGAAGAAGGAGACTTGGGAAAAGATGACAGTGACGACGACATGCCAACTAAGAAGAACTTATCTAAAgccgagaagaggaagaaggcgAAAGCAAGCAAGTTGTCTGATCATGCTTCACTCGCTAGCTCTAAGAAGGAAGACGATTTCGAGATCGTCCCTGCGCCAGTCACAGATTCGGACTCTGATTCATCCTCAGATGACGACAACGTTCATACAAAAGCCGAGATTTTGGCCTGCGCTAAGAAAATGCTGAGGAAGAAGCAGAGAGAAGAGATGCTCGACGATGCTTATAACAAGTACATGTATGGTGACGAAGGTTTTTTACCCAAATGGTTTTTGGATGACGAGAAGCAGCATAGGCAACCGATGAAACCCGTCACGAAAGAAGAAATCAACGCAATGAAGGCTCAGTTCAGAGAAATCAACGCTCGTCCAGCCAAAAAGGTGGCAGAGGCCAAGGCAAGGAAGAAGAGAGCCGCGGCGAAAAGATTGGAGAAGGTGAGGAAGAAGGCAAACGTAATATCCGACACAACTGATATATCAGACCGTTCAAAGGACAAGATGATAGACAAGCTGTACAAGAAGGCAGCGGAGCCGAGGAAGCCTAAGAAGGAACTTGTTGTGTCAAAGAAAGGAGTTGGGGTTAAGGTTGGGAAAGGACAGAAGAGAGTGGATAGGAGGATGAAGAGTGACGCTAGGCAACGTGGAGGAGGCAAGCCTGGTAGGAAGGGGAAGAAGAGTGCCCCTGGTAATAAGTCAGGCCAGAAAAAACCGAGGGGTAAGAGACCCATGGGCGGCGGTTAA
- the LOC103861589 gene encoding 40S ribosomal protein S10-1, whose protein sequence is MIISETNRREICKYLFKEGVLFAKKDFNLPKHPLIESVPNLQVIKLMQSFKSKEYVRETFAWMHYYWFLTNEGIEFLRTYLNLPSDVVPATLKKSAKPIGRPFGGPPGDRPRGPPRFDGDRPRYGDRDGYRGGQRGGDVGGEKGGAPADYQPSFQGGGGRPGFGRGAGGFSAAAPSGSGLP, encoded by the exons ATG ATTATCTCAGAGACCAACCGCAGAGAGATCTGCAAGTACCTCTTCAAAG AAGGAGTATTGTTTGCGAAGAAAGATTTCAATCTCCCGAAGCATCCGTTGATTGAGTCAGTGCCCAACTTGCAAGTGATCAAGCTCATGCAGAGTTTCAAGTCCAAGGAGTACGTTAGGGAGACGTTCGCTTGGATGCACTACTATTGGTTTCTGACCAATGAAGGGATTGAGTTCTTGAGAACTTACCTTAACCTTCCGTCTGATGTTGTTCCTGCGACCTTGAAGAAGTCTGCTAAGCCCATTGGTCGTCCCTTTGGTGGCCCACCTGGTGATCGCCCAAG AGGACCACCTCGTTTTGATGGAGACCGTCCAAGATATGGTGACCGTGATGGGTACCGTGGAGGGCAACGTGGTGGAGATGTTGGAGGTGAAAAGGGTGGAGCTCCTGCTGATTACCAGCCCTCGTTCCAa GGAGGTGGTGGTAGGCCTGGATTTGGCCGTGGTGCAGGAGGTTTCAGCGCAGCAGCACCCTCTGGTTCTGGTTTACCTTGA
- the LOC103861590 gene encoding protein GLUTAMINE DUMPER 2-like has translation MQTMEGRQYYKNHEGNNHSSSMVVPHSAWHSPVPYLFGGLAAMFALIAFALLILACSYWRLSGSVERDLEDGEDGKSDGDTHKERTTAMPEKFLVIMAGDVKPTYLATPANRSDYSCTCGDHKEEVASDQVVRQNTGT, from the coding sequence ATGCAGACAATGGAAGGAAGACAATATTACAAAAATCATGAAGGAAACAATCATAGCTCTTCCATGGTGGTGCCTCACTCGGCGTGGCACTCTCCGGTTCCTTATCTCTTCGGTGGTTTGGCCGCCATGTTTGCTCTCATCGCCTTCGCTCTTCTCATACTCGCTTGTTCTTACTGGCGACTCTCTGGTTCGGTTGAGAGAGATCTCGAGGACGGAGAGGATGGCAAATCCGACGGCGACACTCACAAGGAAAGGACTACCGCGATGCCGGAGAAGTTTCTCGTCATCATGGCCGGCGATGTCAAACCAACTTACTTGGCTACGCCGGCGAATAGGTCTGACTACAGTTGTACTTGCGGCGATCATAAGGAAGAAGTGGCTAGTGATCAGGTGGTGCGGCAGAACACTGGAACTTGA
- the BCH gene encoding beta-carotene 3-hydroxylase 1, chloroplastic yields the protein MAAGLSTTVTFNPLHRSFSSSSSVRLHHPRSLTGLPSSLRFRGFSVCYVVEEQRQSSPVDNDERPERTNVIDPELLALRLAEKLERKKSERFTYLIAAVMSSFGITSMAVMAVYYRFSWQMEGGVIPMSEMFGTFALSVGAAVGMEFWARWAHRALWHASLWNMHESHHKPREGPFELNDVFAIINAVPAIGLLSYGFFNKGLVPGLCFGAGLGITVFGIAYMFVHDGLVHKRFPVGPIADVPYLRKVAAAHQLHHTDKFDGVPYGLFLGPKELEEVGGDEELDKEISRRIKLYKKSSSS from the exons ATGGCGGCAGGTCTCTCAACCACCGTAACATTCAACCCTCTCCACCGCTCTTTCTCATCCTCCTCAAGTGTCCGCTTACACCACCCAAGATCCTTAACCGGACTCCCTTCATCTCTCCGGTTCAGAGGCTTCTCGGTCTGCTACGTCGTCGAGGAGCAGAGGCAGAGCTCTCCCGTCGACAACGATGAAAGACCTGAGAGAACCAACGTCATAGATCCCGAGCTCTTGGCTTTGCGTTTGGCTGAGAAgttggagaggaagaagtccgAGAGGTTCACTTATCTAATAGCAGCTGTGATGTCGAGCTTTGGTATCACTTCCATGGCCGTTATGGCCGTTTACTACAGATTCTCTTGGCAAATGGAg GGAGGTGTGATCCCAATGTCAGAGATGTTTGGTACATTTGCACTCTCTGTTGGTGCTGCT GTGGGCATGGAGTTTTGGGCAAGATGGGCTCATAGAGCTCTCTGGCACGCTTCTCTTTGGAATATGCATGAG TCACATCACAAACCAAGAGAAGGTCCCTTTGAGCTGAACGATGTGTTTGCAATTATAAACGCTGTTCCTGCGATTGGTCTCCTTTCTTATGGTTTCTTCAATAAAGGACTCGTCCCTGGTCTTTGCTTTGGCGCC GGACTAGGAATAACGGTGTTTGGGATCGCCTATATGTTTGTCCACGATGGTTTGGTGCACAAGCGTTTCCCTGTAGGTCCCATCGCTGATGTCCCTTATCTCCGGAAGGTCGCTGCCGCTCACCAG CTACATCACACTGACAAGTTCGATGGTGTGCCATATGGACTGTTTCTTGGACCAAAG GAATTGGAAGAAGTtggaggagatgaagagttagACAAGGAGATTAGTCGGAGAATCAAATTATACAAAAAGAGTTCGAGCTCTTGA